aagcacgtgctgtttttactaacgtactagtactagtaagaacgtgcaatgtcatacctgtcaacctgggccaattcctccccgtattaatgattggaattccccatattaagcaatagaaaaccgtacaaatgcaacgcggcttatatttactcacatagggtgcacgtaaaagtgttatggtcgcgccgcgttgtcgcgacgcgaccgtgaatgtattcggacccaagcactatgactcatagctgcttaaataacgaaacaggaaatgatttaatcatttcctgtttcgtgtgaaaggggaaagtgtgtgcgcatatcatgcttaaagcatgacaatattagcagttgacgatgacgttttcgtctgctaccagtgaccgagaccatccggattagagccgaaatgcgtcaaacgagatccgttttacaaaaaacgtactttaaaaaaatcccgtacaaaagttgttatacggcgtacacaatttgaaatgatcaaaaaacgtataagttcaCAGGTATacaattgccactggtagagttgcaatatacaTTATAAACATTCCATCATAGCttttaattctatgcatcgaatctgtttagacactaattatctcgtgcctactaatattcattatttttggaattttccactgcctactattattccagtgcctactattattcgggtcttcatagtagtcttatgggatgctttgtcatccttcatatgtccaacgcttcaatttcttcgaggcgctcgctcgttcttcaatggtcaaacgtttgaaataggtccaaaaaaagtgtTGAACTGGCTGCTTTGTGTTCTCCAAGTCATTCAGCAAAGACatagctgacaaagttgaatcaacgggggttgggtcgGTGTCGGTGGGGAGGGAGCAGCTTTTCGTTCAAGCCGTTCAACAGCGACCGACtgagctgacaaacttgaagcgacgggggttgggcaagagaagcacctgacaccaatccactgattgcactcgcaggacactagtattgtggaaaggcttgctctttatgaaagcctacattttgtggaatcatttgaaatgaaagcctagtcttatggggatgctaggcctttatatcaaatcaaaagcctttattgtcatcatacacagctgtgtatataaCAAAATAGGTGAAATATTCATCAGGGTGCTCgctcttaaatgggtgaaaatggtcaaaagtttgcactttgaaggcccacgtttgaaataggtcaaaaaaagtcttgaattggCTCTTGACAGTTGATTCCAGGCaggcaggggtggctttgcaaaggtgacaaaggcacatacataggtgaaaaagttgaatggacgggggttggttgggccgctgtgggagggGAGGTGCTCCAgcagcttttgcttttgcttttgctcaagtcatccagcagcgaccgactgagctgactgacaaactttgaaccagtgggggttgggcaagagaagcagctgacgccaattcactgattgcactcgcaggacactagtattgtggaaagctttgctctgtccaggttgaaaccaaagcactcacttttgcccttttttttttaattttgcccagccctgttaaataaatgcctactatgaagacccgaataatcgtatgcctacgattatgttttcaactcaaattttcgcatgcctacgattcttattcgggtgcctacgattattaatttttgcctcaattaagtccgtgcagcagcaacattgttctatgtcattaactttctacgtgtaaaacacacgtgctgtttttactaacgtactagtactagtaagaacgtgcaattgccactggtagagttgcaatatacataattacaatgtcatacctgtcaacctgggccaattcctccccgtattaatgattggaattccccatattaagcaatagaaaaccgtacaaatgcaacgcggcacatatttactcacatagggtgcacgtaaaagtgttatggtcgcgccgcgttgtcgcgACGCGACcttgaatgtattcggacccaagcactatgactcatagctgcttaaataacgaaacaggaaatgatcattaatcatttcctgtttcgtgtgaaaggggaatgcgtgtgcgcatatcatgcttaaagcatgactatattagcagttgacgatgacgttttcgtctgctaccagtgaccgagaccatccggattagagccgaaatgcgtcaaacgagatccgttttacaaaaaacgtactttaaaaaaatcccgtacaaaagttgttatacggcgtacacaatttgaaatgatcaaaaaacgtataagttgacaggtatacaattgccactggtagagttgcaatatacaTTATAAATATTCCATCCTAGCTTTAATTCgatgcatcgaatctgtttggacactaattatctcgtgcctactaatattcattttttttggaattttccactccctactattattccagtgcctactattattcgggtcttcatagtatgtaccgtattttctcgattttaacgcgcactcgaaaataacacgcaggtcattttgggccaaaaacatctggaaaaacgcagtaatggaatatagtgcgcacctaaaatttcccgctgacgaaaatcagaaatcttccTTCGGAAGGGTCTTGCGCTTGAAGATGACATATGGTTTGATCTTGGAGCCATCCCCGTATGCACCAAGCATCACAGTGAAGCGAGGAATTTTTTCATTTCCTGTAGACTTGATGGTGACTGACTTTACACCCTTCAAATCCACAGTCAGTGAGTTGGGCAGATCAAAAGTCAGTGAGTGGGGTTTGATCAGCGTTTCCTATATTCCCAAGTGCATAGTGGTGCTTCTTCCTCATCTTGATTATGAACCGCTGATACTCCATCAGTTTATGTTCGTAGTCCTCCGGCATCCTTTGGGCAATTGACGTTCTCTTTCTTACAGATAGGTCGTGCCGTTGCATAAACTTATAGCACCAACGTGCAGACGATTTGAAGGCAGAatccttgttgttttttttcatgattttcagggcgaggatacgcagctggactgtgttgatggcacaccctgcagctcttctctcagcaatcgtttgaagaagttctttctctaactctgggaacattgcttttcttccacgtcctgatgcttttgctcttgctttttctttcaataatgagtctgtcttcttcctccaaccacggatgttagcttcactaatatccaattttcttccagcttctctgttgcccaattcctctgccactttgatgacttttcttttgaacgctgcggtataacttgcgtgcatcaaagtgagtttgacaatgcttttttcgatcgaaaatttgtaatttattttagttattgattataacacgcaccccatctattggaattaattatatagcaaaaatctgcgtgttataatcgagaaaatacggtatgtgcctttgtcacctttgcaaagccacccctgcctgcctgcctggtgtaaactgtcaagagccaaaccaagactttttctggacctattgaaaacgttggccatcaaagcgcaGACTTTGGACCAtttggactcatttaagagcacctttgttgaatgatatttcacccatttcgttatatacacagctgtgtatgatgacaataaaggcttttgatttgatataaaggcctagcatccccataagactaggctttcatttcaaatgattccacaaaatgtaggctttcataaagagcaagctttccacaatactagtgtcctgcgagtgcaatcagtggattggcgtcaggtgcttgtcgcagcccaacccccgttgcttcaagtttgtcagttaGCTCGGTCGGTGCAGGATGGCTGGAACGAAAAGCTGCCCCCACCGACACtgacccaacccccgttgattcaactttgtcagctatGTCTTTGCTGACAAAGCAGCCAGTTCAAcacttttttggacctatttcaaacgtttgACCATTGAAGAACGAGCGAGTgcctcgaagaaattgaagcgttggacatatgaaggatgacaaagcatcccataagactaggcatttatttaacagggctgggcaaaattcgaaaaaaaagggcaaaagtgagtgctttggtttcaacctggacagagcaaagctttccacaatactagtgtcctgcgagtgcaatcagtgaattggcgtcaggtgcttctcttgcccaacccccactggttcaaagtttgtcagctcAGTCGCTGCTGGATGGCCTGAGCCAAAAGCAAAAGCTGCTCGAGCACCTCccctcccacagcggcccaacccccgtacggccattcaactttttcacctatgtatgtgcctttgtcacatttgcaaagccacccctgcctgcctggtgtaaactgtcaagagccaattcaaaacttttttttgaccTATTTCTAACGTGGGccttcaaagtgcaaacttttgaccattttcacccatttaagagcaccCTGATGAATATTTCACCTATTTCGttatatacacagctgtgtatgatgacaataaaggcttttgatttgatataaaggcctagcatcccataagactgggctttcatttcaaacgattccacaaaatgtaggctttcataaagagcaaggctttccgcaatactagtgtcctgcgagtgcaatcagtggattggcgtcaggtgcttgtcttgcccaacccccatcgcttcaagtttgtcagtcagctcagcTCGGTGgctgctggatgacttgaacggaaagctgctctcttccctcccacccacagcggcccaacccccgttgattcaactttgtcagctatGTCTTTGCTGAATGACTTGGAGAACACAAAGCAGCCacttcaacacttttttttgacctatttcaaacgtttgaccattgaagagcgagcgagcgcctcgaagaaattgaagcgctggacatatgaaggatgacaaagcatcccataagactaggcatttatttaacagggctgggcaaacaaaaaaagggcaaaagtgagtgctttgttttcaacctggacagagcaaagctttccacaatactagtgtcctgcgagtgcaatcagtggattggcgtcagctgcttctcttgcccaacccccgtcgcttcaagtttgtcagtcagctcggtcggtgCAGGATGGCTGGAACGaaaagctgctctctcccctccctccctccctcccaccctcccacagcggcccaaccaacCCCCGTACGGCCATTCAACTTTtccacctatgtatgtgcctttgtcacctttgcaaagccagccctgcctgcctgcctggtgTAAAGTGTCAAGAGccagtccaagactttttctggacctattgaaaacgttggccatcaaagcgcaGACTTTGGACCATtgtgactcatttaagagcacctttgttgaatgatatttcacccatttcattctacgcagctgtgtatgatgataataaaggcttttgatttgatataaaggtgtagcatcccataagactaggctttcctttcaaacgattccacaaaatgtaggttttcatgaagagcaagctttccacaatactagtgtcctgcgagtgcaatcagtggattgccgtcagctgcttctcttgcccaacccccgtcgcttcaagtttgtcagctcagtcggtcgctgctggatggcTTACAAAACAAAAAGCCGCCTGGTATAAACTTTCAAAGCCagttcaacactttttttttggacctattttaAACGggggccatcaaagcgcaaacGTTTGACCATTGATGAACGAGCTGCAAGTgcctcgaagaaattgaagcattggacatatgaaggaagacaaagcatcccataagactaggcatttatttaacacgGGCTgggcaaaattaaaaaaaaagggcaaaagtgagtgctttggtttcaacctggacagagcaaagctttccacaatactagtgtcctacgagcGCAAtctgtggattgcagtcaggtgcttctcttacccaacccccgctgcttcaactttgtcagctcggtcgctgctggatgggtcccccggacattttgtcgacggacacttggaaGTGTCcatcgacaaaatgtccggtcacgcccGCTACTACTGCGTGGGTTAAGCGCACCTGCAATCCTCCTGGGTAGCGTCCCGACGCAACGCACGGGCTTCCGCCATTTCAGGACCTAACGTTTGAACGTTCGAACGTTCTCGACGACTCTGCCGATATTTTGGCAACGGCCTCGAAGGGATCGCCGTCGAGGCCGCGGACGCGTAATCGCTTTTCCGACACGCCACCTACGggtggggaaagaaaaaaagtcaagacaCGGCGAGGGGCGGGAcgacggtgtgtgtgtgtgtgtgtgtgtgtgtgtgtgcgtgcgtttcCATGGCAACCGTATTGCTGTGCGATCCAGAGTCAACTTTCCATCGGTGAGTTGAGATCTGGCACCTCGTTAGCTGAGGGCCTCTTGGTTGGCCGTGAGGAAATGCTCCGCCCTCTTGTGCGCCTCCAACGCTTTGATGGTGAAAACGTCCTGGGGGAGCTCCGACTTCCTGCGGCTGGCCTTGGCATCCGCCAAAGAGTCCTTGGACACCTGTGGAGAGTGCAACGGGGCGTCCTTCATTGACAGACGGCGTCCCTAGCGCCTTTTCTCAACTACCACTTGGCCTTTTTCTTTCAAGCTACGGCCGAGGTGGCAAAGTATAGTACtgggggagggggaaaaaaaacaatggcctAGCTGTGAGAAAAGCtgcaaaaccccccaaaaacatccCAATCCCGAAAATAGGGAAACGGCCAAAATGGCTGAATTTGAAAAGCCCCGCCCGCTCACGTCCGGAGACCAAATTGAACGGCCGTGTCTGCAAAGCTTCCAATTGACGCGCCAGAAAAGCGGCTGTCTCATTGATGGCTAGTTACCAGGAGCACTTGGCCGGCCACCGCCTTCTTCAACAGCTGAATGTCCTCCAGCGTGGGAACGTCCACGTCTGCCGTAGCCACCATCGTCAtcgtcgccgtcgccgtcgccgccgccgcctccgccgcgcCGCACGACTACACGGCAGATCAAAAAATAGAGGCACGGAGATTAGAGCGCCCTCAACGAGTGGTGACTGGGATGACGagtcatttttgaaaaaaagcgaCTGACCGCTTCCTGACCGCCGAGCCCGGGTGGCGAGGGGAGGAGCTTCTGGCTCTTTTGGGAAAGCAAAGACACCCCACCCCGTCACCCCAAAGTGGCGcagtccctccctccctccctccctccctccctccctccctccggcAGCTGTGGATTACCTGTGGATTTTGTCTGGCCAGGTCTTCCAGCTTGCCCCAGGTTTCTTCTCGCTCCTTCAGCCGGTGTTTTTCTCTACGAGAAAGGAGGGCGAATCAAAGGCGTTTCGGATAGCGCGGCGGTGACGACGGTGGCGGGGACCACTCACTTGTGTTTGTCACTCTTGTACTGTTGGGTGCAGTCGTCAAAAAGTTTCTGGTTCATCTCCATGAAGAGTTTGAGAGCGTTGTAAATGAGGCCGTGGATGGTCCTGATGCCGCAATAGAGAAATAAAAatggccttttttaaaaaatgggttgatttttttggaCGGCGGCAGCAATAAACAAGAAGAAATCTTCTGCACTACTTTGTTTTCCACCACCACGAGCAAGTTGACTGGCATTCCAGAGCGCTCATCTATCGTGGCTTTCTTTTATTGGACGGCCTTACTTGTTCCAGTGGCTCTTGGAGTTCTTGTAGAGAGCGGGAAACATGAGGGGCAGGATGCTGGCCGCGTTGTCGCTGATCAAACTCATGATGTACTCGTTGTTCCAGTAGTAGAGAGCGCGTTCGGCCACCTGTGGACGGCGAGCGGCCGTCAAAGGCCGGCGGAGGCCAGTGGGAGACCCCCAGTGGGGGACCGGCATTCCCCGGTGGCCGGAGACCGCCAGTCGGCGCTGCCCCCCCCCCTACCCCCAGATGGCTATGCCCTTACCTGAAAGTGAGTGCTGGACACGCACTTGGCCAGCTGGCGAAAGAGCGGCCGGTGAACTTTGGCAAACTCCACCGGCTCGATGACGTCCAGGATCTCCTCCAGCTCGTTGAGGAACATCACCTCCTTGGGGCTGTGCGTCTTGGGCCAGAACTTCAGCAGGCCCACGATCACCGCTTCGGTCAGACCGCTGTCCTTCTCCAGGAACTGGACCACGCAGTACGCCAGCTGCAAAGGCCACGGCGCCAACGCTCAGTGGGGAAAAGGGACGGGAAGTCCCGTCCGTCCGCCGCCACCCACCTGCGGGTGGTAGACGCTGAGGGACTTGACCTTGTGAAGGGGCAGCAGGACTCGGATCAGGAACATTTTGTGTTCTTCTTTCAGCGGAAGAGCGAAGCCGTTGATGATGCTACGAGAGAGCAAAACCCCCGGTCAAAAGCGCGGGAAAGCGGCCACGCGGTCGCGGACGGCCCAAACCGAAGGGCCGACAGGAAACGGGACGCTTTGGGGCTCACCTTCCCAGGATCTCCAGCAGCTCGGCGATTCCGTTGTGATGTTCCGTCTCGTAAATGAACCTGAGAGAGCGGCGCTCCGTCACGCCgccactccccccccccccgagccGGCCGAGGCCCACCTGTAGAAGATGTTGTTGATCTGCCGCCGGATGTACGCCCGCAGTCCCAGGAATTTGCCGTAGATCCGGTGCAGGATGGTCTTCAGGAAGTCTCTCTCGCGAGGATCCTCGCTGTCCAGCAGCTCCAGGAGCTAAAtcggaaagaaaaagaagaggggGGGGGATGAAATTCTCAGATGGCCTTTGGCGTGAAAGGAATCCGCCCAACGTACCGACAAGACGAAGGTTTGGTCCATGTATTTTTTGGCCACGTTGGCCTGAAAGTCCGGAGACTCCAAGAAGCGCAGGAAGAACTCGTAAACAAGCTGGAGGAAGATCCGGAGGGTGAGCCTGATGGGCGGGGCCGGGCGGGACCCGGACAGGTCCCACTTGGCCCAGCGAGGCCCGACCCTGACCGACCCTGCCCGACCCCGCCCGGCGCACCTGCAGGTGAGGCCAGGCGGCCTCCAGGGTGGGCTCGTCCTCTTCGGGGTCAAACTCGGCTCCGGTGGGATTTGAGGAAGGTGGCAACGTCCGGAACAAGTTGATGGAAAActggagacggacggacggacgaacggacggacggacgagtGGAgcgcaaaagcaaaagcaaaagcaaagctCACCTACGAGTACGCGGCAAAGCAGACCGCCAAGGACGGATTTGCGTGGGCTCACCATGCCGACCGCCTCGGGGTACACGGCCTCGGTCAGCGCGTCGGCGTCGTGCGTGATGTAGTCCACCATCTCGTGGAGTCCGGCTCTCTTCACCTCTTTGAACTTGAGGTCGCTGAGCGGGTCGCTGACAAAGTCGAAAAGGACGCAGCACTGCCGGAGCTTCTGCACAAAGAGCTCCTCGCGATCCTCGGCCGCCGCGTCTGGGAGGGTGGGAGGCgtcggtgggggggggggggggggggcggttcGGACGACCCGGGCGACTCCGGCCATCGGAGGGGCCGGCTCACGCCACTCCGCCTTTCTCACCTTTGAGGGCGGGGAGTTTGCTGAGCTCTCGGTCGCCGCTGACGCCATAGCGAGAGGAGCTGTGACGCCGTTCCTTCTTCACCACTTGAGGACCGCCGCAGTACTTGATCTTGTGCAGCTGAGTGGGCGGCGGCACGCTTCCCTGGCCGCTGGGACGCCGCCCCGCGTTCTGGAGGCGCGTGTCAAAAGAGCCGACTTTGCCCCGTCCGACCCCCGGCTCGCTtacctcgccgccgccgccgtcgtccgtGGAAACGTCTTTGTGGGCGCCGCCTTTGCCACTTTTGCCGCTTTCCTGTCCACGTGCAGATGGAGcgattaacaacaacaacaacaacaacaaaaaagaggcgaaaaaaaacaagctgacATCAGTCTAGCTCAGGGGTCAGCAAATGCGGTCCCGGCGTCTGCGTCTGCGTCCGCGTCTCCCCTCCTATTGCACTCCTGAATTCAATCTTGGACAATGTGTCCGGATTCGATTCAGTGGCTGACATTCCTGGTCTCGCTGCTAGACTGGCGCTAGCTAACTAGTTGGACAGCTAGCGAGCCTGTTAGTTAGCTGGCTCGTTAGCGAGCCTGTTAGTTAGCTCCCTCGTCCATCCGAAATCCAGGCTGCCTCTTGATTGACGTCGTCATGGCAACAGCGTGGGGTGACGTCACGCGCGCACAAATTCGAACGATTTAGCGTCCCGCGTTTTGCTCCATTGACGGACAAATAACTAAGGACGAGGGGCGGGCTCGCGTGAACTCGttgctttttgcatttttctctctCCTGGCGGCTCTTAgtggttagcttagcttagcagGCTAGGCGCGGCGCCTGCTAGTCAGCCTCGCCTTCGCCTTCCGAGGACGGCGAAGTAAGGCGTGAAAAGTCGCGCTTCGACGGGCGGGCGACGAGGCTCACCTTGTCTTTCTTGATTTTGTTGGGCATTCTTGCTCGCTCGCTCCTTCGTTTTGCGGGCTGTACGAGACGGGCGTTGCGATGACGTCACGATCAGGCGTTGCTTCCGGGTACGTTCGCCTCATTGGCTGCTGCCGCCACCGCCATCGTCGTCATTCGCATCCGCCCAGCAACCCGCGGAACCCTGgaacatttgttgttgttgttgcaatttGCTCCCAGACGCTCGCCAGCAGCACAAACTCACCCGTACATGCATGGCGTCATTACAGCCAAAATGACGTCGGAGTTTGAGTGTGTATCTAGGATGCAGGGAATTGTCGAATGCCACTAGTCATTATTTGTCCAATGCCTAGAACTGTCACAGCAACCAAATAACGCGGGGGCTTTACACCCGGATTCTAATATTATTCGTTGTCAATTTCAAACGAAAACACTGCCATGGATCTCATGGAGCTGCGCTCTGAAGATTCACCCATCTCGCGTTGACAACAAATATAACACAAGCTTCGTACGCACTTCTTGTGCGGGCGCCCCCCTTCTTTATCACCTGCTAGATGCTtggcgtgcgtgcgtgctgTCGTTTGCGCACCCTTGCTTAAAAAATGTCCTTGAGCTAAGAGAGAAAATAACAGAAGATGGCATTTGTCTCAAAG
Above is a window of Stigmatopora argus isolate UIUO_Sarg chromosome 11, RoL_Sarg_1.0, whole genome shotgun sequence DNA encoding:
- the ppp2r5d gene encoding serine/threonine-protein phosphatase 2A 56 kDa regulatory subunit delta isoform isoform X2 translates to MPNKIKKDKESGKSGKGGAHKDVSTDDGGGGENAGRRPSGQGSVPPPTQLHKIKYCGGPQVVKKERRHSSSRYGVSGDRELSKLPALKDAAAEDREELFVQKLRQCCVLFDFVSDPLSDLKFKEVKRAGLHEMVDYITHDADALTEAVYPEAVGMFSINLFRTLPPSSNPTGAEFDPEEDEPTLEAAWPHLQLVYEFFLRFLESPDFQANVAKKYMDQTFVLSLLELLDSEDPRERDFLKTILHRIYGKFLGLRAYIRRQINNIFYRFIYETEHHNGIAELLEILGSIINGFALPLKEEHKMFLIRVLLPLHKVKSLSVYHPQLAYCVVQFLEKDSGLTEAVIVGLLKFWPKTHSPKEVMFLNELEEILDVIEPVEFAKVHRPLFRQLAKCVSSTHFQVAERALYYWNNEYIMSLISDNAASILPLMFPALYKNSKSHWNKTIHGLIYNALKLFMEMNQKLFDDCTQQYKSDKHKEKHRLKEREETWGKLEDLARQNPQSQKLLPSPPGLGGQEASCGAAEAAAATATATMTMVATADVDVPTLEDIQLLKKAVAGQVLLVSKDSLADAKASRRKSELPQDVFTIKALEAHKRAEHFLTANQEALS
- the ppp2r5d gene encoding serine/threonine-protein phosphatase 2A 56 kDa regulatory subunit delta isoform isoform X1, yielding MPNKIKKDKESGKSGKGGAHKDVSTDDGGGGEVSEPGVGRGKVGSFDTRLQNAGRRPSGQGSVPPPTQLHKIKYCGGPQVVKKERRHSSSRYGVSGDRELSKLPALKDAAAEDREELFVQKLRQCCVLFDFVSDPLSDLKFKEVKRAGLHEMVDYITHDADALTEAVYPEAVGMFSINLFRTLPPSSNPTGAEFDPEEDEPTLEAAWPHLQLVYEFFLRFLESPDFQANVAKKYMDQTFVLSLLELLDSEDPRERDFLKTILHRIYGKFLGLRAYIRRQINNIFYRFIYETEHHNGIAELLEILGSIINGFALPLKEEHKMFLIRVLLPLHKVKSLSVYHPQLAYCVVQFLEKDSGLTEAVIVGLLKFWPKTHSPKEVMFLNELEEILDVIEPVEFAKVHRPLFRQLAKCVSSTHFQVAERALYYWNNEYIMSLISDNAASILPLMFPALYKNSKSHWNKTIHGLIYNALKLFMEMNQKLFDDCTQQYKSDKHKEKHRLKEREETWGKLEDLARQNPQSQKLLPSPPGLGGQEASCGAAEAAAATATATMTMVATADVDVPTLEDIQLLKKAVAGQVLLVSKDSLADAKASRRKSELPQDVFTIKALEAHKRAEHFLTANQEALS